One window of Nicotiana tomentosiformis chromosome 11, ASM39032v3, whole genome shotgun sequence genomic DNA carries:
- the LOC138900996 gene encoding uncharacterized mitochondrial protein AtMg00860-like — protein sequence MSFGLTNTPAIFMDLMNQVFRPYIDSFIIVFIDDILIYSHSLEEHEQHLRVVLQTLREKKLYAKFSKCEFWLDLVAFLGHGVSGEGIKVDPRKIEEVQSWPRPTTTTKMRSFLGLAGYYHRFVEGFASIATPLTRLIHYGAPFRWSDDCDVSFHKLKTALTTTLVLVLLSGSGMYSVYYDASRIGFCCVLLQEG from the coding sequence atgtccttcggcttgaccaacaccccagcgatatttatggatttgatgaaccaggtgttcaggccatatattgactcatttatcattgtattcattgatgatatattaatCTACTCGCATAGtttggaggagcacgagcagcatttgagagttgtgcttcagaccttgcgagaaaagaagctatatgctaagttctctaagtgcgaattttggctagatttggtagcattcttggggcatggtgtatcaggtgagggtattaaggtagacccTAGGAAGATTGAGGAagtccagagttggcctcgtcctaccacaacgaccaagatgaggagtttcttggggttagcaggttattatcatcgatttgtggagggattcgcatctattgcaacacctttgactagattgatccATTatggtgctccattccgatggtcagATGATTGTGACGTGAGCTTTCacaagctcaagacagctttgaccacaACACTAGTTTTAGTGTTGctttccggttcagggatgtattcTGTGTATtacgacgcttcacgcattggctttTGTTGTGTATTGCtgcaggaggggtga